The proteins below come from a single Fusobacterium nucleatum genomic window:
- a CDS encoding cell division protein FtsQ/DivIB, whose amino-acid sequence MGIRLLFLSGIIYLIYMLPQNFFRLTYFNVDKINITNNSKILQNELTKLTEKLYNKNNIYIDSNKIKEFIEKDVRVESAKVEKNSSGEITIDVKEKDLVYYAVIGKNIYLTDKEGKIFAYLNEKEVERVPFIIANNEEEIKEISKFLNEISDLAIFKKISQIYKVKDKEFVIILTDGVKIKTNKINDNNDRINKEKENKRYLIAEQLYFNMSKERKIDYIDLRFNDYIIKYLGDSK is encoded by the coding sequence ATGGGAATAAGATTGCTATTTTTAAGTGGAATAATTTATTTAATATATATGTTGCCACAAAATTTTTTTAGATTAACTTACTTTAATGTAGATAAAATAAATATTACAAATAATTCAAAAATATTACAGAATGAATTGACAAAACTTACTGAAAAGTTATATAATAAAAATAATATTTATATAGATAGCAATAAAATAAAAGAATTTATAGAAAAGGATGTAAGGGTAGAGAGTGCAAAAGTAGAAAAGAACTCTTCAGGAGAAATAACTATTGATGTTAAAGAGAAAGATTTAGTCTATTATGCAGTTATTGGAAAAAATATTTATTTGACAGATAAAGAAGGTAAGATATTTGCATATTTAAATGAAAAAGAAGTAGAAAGAGTTCCCTTTATTATAGCTAATAATGAAGAAGAAATAAAAGAAATATCAAAATTTTTAAATGAAATTTCAGATTTAGCAATCTTTAAAAAAATATCTCAAATATATAAAGTAAAAGATAAAGAATTTGTTATAATTTTAACAGATGGAGTAAAAATAAAAACCAATAAAATAAACGATAATAATGACAGAATAAATAAAGAAAAAGAAAACAAAAGATATTTAATAGCAGAACAACTTTACTTTAATATGTCAAAGGAAAGAAAAATTGACTATATAGATTTAAGATTTAATGATTACATAATAAAATATTTAGGTGATAGCAAATGA